Proteins from a single region of Mycoplasmopsis edwardii:
- a CDS encoding potassium transporter TrkG produces MKKVSKLKYLLLVYFLIISLSSLLLWSPYTQQNPESNWFTAQNYVDALFTTASAFSDTGLVVKNTYSHWNILGQAVIAILILSGGIGIFALKFFLINLVFKKKVTSLDTLKMIQHERGHEDVNKISNVLKSSVTFILITSLLSGVGMSFYFYYSEPTSTYGIEQVVGEFVNPQYNWELSFRFGFFHTISAINNAGFDIISGNSLMPYYGNITLQVWFIVLLIIGGLGYPVIYDIHRFFKHIIKRKAGKYRFSLFTKVSTLTYFLVFLVGFLIFFGFEYTSTTANSLWNKVYVPNNLIDNYTKWVTVVGQYKQNNSELGVVTYKELLSLVTLEDKNVLKTEVAKEFFDLLNTETETGTLKFYLSKGYMYGDDFHKVFAILFSSLSTRSAGFATVNMRDFTRSSIMVMIIMMIIGAAPASTGGGIRTTTFAVIILSVISVILSRNRVRVFKRAIEPKTVFMSVQVFVIALIILIIATLICFTSFDLHGGNIHTNELSINNGQDVHNSFYESEHIWFEVASAFGTTGLSAGVTKEFNIASKITLIFVMFIGQFGISSTLLVWKRKNSNKRNYEYVTADIVIG; encoded by the coding sequence ATGAAAAAAGTTTCTAAACTGAAATATTTATTATTAGTTTATTTTTTAATAATTTCGCTTTCAAGTCTTTTACTATGAAGTCCATATACACAACAAAATCCTGAATCAAATTGATTTACTGCACAAAACTATGTTGATGCTTTATTTACAACAGCTAGTGCATTCAGTGATACAGGTCTAGTTGTTAAAAATACATATTCTCATTGAAATATTTTAGGACAAGCGGTTATTGCAATTTTAATTTTGTCAGGTGGAATTGGGATTTTTGCTCTTAAGTTCTTCTTGATTAACTTAGTTTTCAAGAAAAAAGTTACTTCATTAGATACCTTAAAAATGATCCAACATGAAAGGGGTCATGAGGATGTTAATAAAATTTCGAACGTTTTAAAATCATCAGTAACTTTTATTTTAATCACTTCCTTGCTTTCAGGTGTTGGTATGAGTTTTTACTTTTATTATTCAGAACCAACATCAACTTATGGAATCGAGCAAGTTGTAGGTGAATTTGTTAATCCACAATACAATTGAGAATTATCGTTTAGATTTGGTTTTTTCCATACTATTTCAGCTATTAATAATGCTGGTTTTGATATCATATCCGGCAATTCATTAATGCCATATTACGGAAACATTACATTACAAGTTTGATTTATTGTGCTTTTAATCATTGGTGGTCTAGGTTATCCGGTAATTTATGATATTCATAGATTCTTTAAACACATTATTAAAAGAAAAGCTGGTAAATACCGTTTTTCATTATTCACAAAAGTTTCAACATTAACATACTTTTTAGTTTTCCTTGTTGGTTTCTTAATCTTCTTTGGTTTTGAATATACATCAACAACAGCTAATTCATTATGAAATAAAGTTTATGTTCCAAACAACTTAATTGATAACTATACAAAATGAGTTACAGTTGTTGGACAATACAAACAAAACAACTCAGAGCTTGGAGTTGTAACATATAAAGAATTATTAAGCTTAGTAACATTAGAAGATAAAAACGTTTTAAAAACAGAAGTTGCAAAGGAGTTTTTTGATCTTTTAAATACAGAAACTGAAACAGGGACTTTAAAATTTTACCTATCTAAAGGTTACATGTATGGAGATGACTTCCATAAAGTCTTTGCAATTTTATTCTCTTCACTTTCAACAAGGAGTGCAGGATTTGCAACCGTTAACATGCGCGACTTCACAAGAAGCTCAATCATGGTTATGATTATAATGATGATTATAGGTGCAGCTCCTGCTTCAACAGGCGGAGGAATTAGAACCACAACCTTTGCTGTTATTATCTTAAGCGTTATTTCAGTTATCTTAAGTAGAAATAGAGTAAGAGTGTTTAAAAGAGCAATTGAACCCAAAACTGTTTTTATGTCAGTTCAGGTATTTGTCATTGCATTGATTATTTTAATTATTGCAACTTTAATTTGTTTTACTTCATTTGATTTACATGGAGGAAACATTCATACAAATGAGCTTTCAATTAATAATGGTCAAGATGTTCATAATTCATTCTATGAATCAGAACATATTTGATTTGAAGTAGCTAGTGCCTTTGGAACTACTGGATTATCAGCTGGTGTAACAAAAGAATTTAATATAGCTTCAAAAATTACATTAATCTTTGTTATGTTCATCGGTCAATTTGGTATTTCTTCAACATTACTTGTGTGAAAACGTAAAAATTCAAATAAAAGAAATTATGAATATGTCACAGCGGACATTGTTATAGGATAG
- a CDS encoding potassium channel family protein has protein sequence MKVRYSDDIAVIGSGRFGQAVVDQLLKLGKTLTLIDKDEENLKSYKDDIENLIIGDAADVKLLKANRVDKIGTIVVVVPENIEIVAALLEIQAKNIIARATSSRHARVLRQIGVEIIVNPEFEAGKRAALIAANKSFLQYSENLQEIGDDFVIGTTVVKNKSLDSKFVKDIDFNKKGVTLVLIKSKGKSIRPTGSSKIHENDVLTLIGEISDVNAAFEWLNKTQ, from the coding sequence ATGAAAGTTAGATATTCAGATGATATAGCTGTTATTGGATCAGGTCGTTTTGGTCAAGCTGTTGTTGACCAATTACTTAAACTTGGTAAAACATTAACACTGATTGATAAAGATGAAGAAAATTTAAAATCATATAAAGATGATATTGAAAATTTAATTATTGGTGATGCAGCTGATGTTAAGTTATTAAAAGCTAATAGAGTTGATAAAATCGGAACAATAGTTGTTGTTGTTCCTGAAAATATAGAAATTGTTGCTGCATTATTAGAAATCCAAGCTAAAAATATTATTGCAAGAGCAACAAGTTCAAGACATGCTAGAGTTTTAAGACAAATTGGAGTTGAAATTATTGTCAACCCAGAATTTGAAGCTGGTAAAAGAGCCGCTTTAATCGCGGCTAACAAAAGCTTTCTACAATATAGTGAAAACTTACAAGAAATTGGAGATGATTTTGTTATAGGGACTACTGTTGTTAAAAACAAAAGCCTTGATTCAAAATTTGTTAAAGACATCGACTTTAATAAAAAAGGTGTTACTTTAGTTTTAATTAAATCAAAAGGTAAAAGTATTCGTCCAACAGGTTCATCAAAAATACACGAAAATGACGTATTAACTTTAATCGGAGAAATCTCAGATGTTAATGCTGCCTTTGAATGATTAAACAAAACACAATAA
- the rsmH gene encoding 16S rRNA (cytosine(1402)-N(4))-methyltransferase RsmH has product MDKLHYSVMLNETIDSLGIKPDGIYVDLTLGMGGHSAKILEKLTTGHLYSFDKDGYAIKMADQRLSKISDKYTLIKSDFQNIKSELRALGVEKVDGIIADLGFSSPQVDQVERGFSYNKDAILDMRMDKDQEFSALDVVNTYSEQKLGQILLDYADVKLFKKVAKAIVSKRPINTTLELVDIIKSAYPAALLRAKNPAKAVFQAIRIEVNNEIDSLKTMLNDSMKLLDKGGVISIITFHSIEDRIVKNFFKKLTVSNIPDKMPIQVEKEYQIKQILPSDDEIKENKRSKSAKLRIIKKCL; this is encoded by the coding sequence ATGGATAAATTACATTATTCAGTTATGTTAAATGAAACAATAGATAGCCTAGGGATTAAACCTGATGGTATTTATGTGGATTTAACACTCGGTATGGGGGGACATTCAGCAAAAATCCTTGAAAAATTAACAACAGGACATTTATACTCTTTTGATAAAGATGGGTACGCTATAAAAATGGCGGATCAAAGATTATCAAAAATTAGTGATAAATATACCTTAATTAAAAGTGATTTCCAAAATATAAAATCAGAATTAAGGGCTCTTGGTGTTGAAAAAGTAGACGGAATAATAGCTGATTTAGGATTCTCTTCGCCACAAGTTGATCAAGTTGAAAGAGGTTTTAGCTACAACAAAGATGCGATTTTAGATATGCGTATGGATAAAGATCAAGAGTTTAGTGCTCTTGACGTTGTTAACACATATTCTGAACAAAAATTAGGACAAATTTTATTAGATTACGCTGATGTAAAGCTTTTCAAAAAAGTTGCTAAGGCTATCGTTTCCAAACGTCCTATTAATACTACTTTGGAATTAGTTGATATTATCAAAAGTGCATATCCTGCAGCATTATTAAGAGCAAAAAACCCTGCAAAAGCAGTGTTCCAAGCAATAAGAATAGAAGTAAATAATGAAATTGATTCATTAAAAACAATGCTTAATGATTCGATGAAACTTCTTGATAAAGGTGGCGTTATTTCAATAATAACTTTCCATTCAATAGAAGACAGAATTGTTAAAAACTTTTTTAAAAAACTTACTGTTTCAAATATACCTGATAAGATGCCAATTCAGGTTGAGAAAGAGTATCAAATTAAACAAATATTACCATCAGATGATGAAATCAAAGAAAATAAGAGATCTAAAAGTGCAAAATTAAGAATAATAAAAAAATGTTTATAA
- a CDS encoding division/cell wall cluster transcriptional repressor MraZ: MVNIIYGQHSRNADDKNRVILPPAIRDYLGTNFMVSIGFDGNADLRTKEEFMKYIKILEDKSSFDKRTRILTRTILGNSFEITLDAMNRMSLPKHIVEKLAIQKEIIFVGAGSLVEMWSKEKLESFESQYSHDDLAAIAQDLSDK; encoded by the coding sequence ATGGTAAATATAATTTATGGACAACATTCTCGAAATGCTGATGATAAGAACAGAGTTATCTTGCCGCCAGCGATTAGAGATTACTTAGGAACAAATTTTATGGTTTCAATCGGATTCGACGGAAATGCTGATTTACGCACAAAAGAAGAATTTATGAAATATATTAAAATCCTAGAAGACAAAAGTTCTTTTGATAAAAGAACAAGAATTTTAACTAGAACCATTTTAGGTAATAGTTTCGAAATAACACTTGATGCCATGAATAGAATGAGTTTACCTAAACATATTGTTGAAAAACTTGCTATCCAAAAAGAAATTATTTTTGTTGGTGCCGGTTCACTTGTTGAAATGTGATCAAAAGAAAAACTTGAAAGTTTCGAAAGTCAATATAGTCACGATGATTTAGCGGCTATTGCTCAAGATCTTTCTGATAAATAA
- a CDS encoding MAG3720 family protein, which yields MKDKMFVTFNISKTFLNISSILQKNNSFIKAEKNEYISFNSLNELNEKIQNKLDSFSRNKQEKVFLNFIFEDNFFENYTYVLEETKTLSYEDFISKNNISLKQTDENWIINSEIYKFQLINNGISKTYSQFPENTDYEQIIIHTSNLFLKRSELVDIFLSKLVADLNEIERRISCKFKIMNSSQILASENRTEKPELLIDLNENYLAINLVRNGIIIKNSLINFSYNNYLKFLSEKFQILSNEVKYRVKYLLGEKNISESANTEMEIINQKIAENINLTNKRLAQMLTNYILQIKSKINIVDVLFTTTENTFFNHLFKQISKDLETANVPLIFDKKSQYTNIDFAKNIEYKTSILINKMSKIETIRSQNKTITTEIVLEKLFDKKLKMNFLSSIFSFLYTKKIL from the coding sequence ATGAAAGACAAAATGTTTGTTACTTTTAACATTTCTAAAACATTTTTAAACATATCTTCAATCCTTCAGAAAAATAACAGCTTTATTAAAGCTGAAAAAAATGAATATATATCATTTAATTCGTTAAATGAATTAAATGAAAAAATTCAAAATAAGCTTGATTCATTTTCAAGAAATAAACAAGAAAAAGTATTTTTAAATTTTATTTTTGAAGATAATTTCTTTGAGAATTACACATATGTTTTAGAAGAAACAAAAACTTTATCATATGAAGATTTTATAAGTAAAAACAATATATCTTTAAAACAAACTGACGAAAATTGAATAATAAATTCTGAAATATACAAATTTCAATTAATAAATAATGGGATTTCAAAAACTTATAGTCAATTTCCGGAAAACACAGACTATGAACAAATAATAATTCATACATCAAATTTATTCTTAAAAAGAAGTGAATTAGTAGATATTTTTCTTTCAAAATTAGTTGCTGATCTCAATGAAATTGAGAGAAGAATTAGCTGTAAATTCAAGATCATGAACAGCTCACAAATATTAGCTAGCGAAAATAGAACAGAAAAACCTGAACTTTTAATTGATTTAAATGAAAATTATCTTGCGATTAACTTAGTTAGAAACGGGATAATTATTAAGAATTCATTAATAAATTTTAGTTATAACAATTATTTGAAATTCCTTAGTGAAAAGTTTCAAATATTATCAAATGAAGTTAAATACAGAGTAAAATATCTTTTAGGTGAAAAAAATATTTCTGAAAGCGCAAATACAGAAATGGAAATAATTAATCAAAAGATTGCTGAAAATATTAACTTAACTAACAAGCGTTTAGCTCAAATGCTAACAAATTACATTTTACAAATAAAATCCAAAATTAATATTGTTGATGTATTATTCACAACTACAGAAAACACATTCTTTAATCATTTATTTAAACAAATAAGTAAAGATTTAGAAACAGCAAATGTACCTTTAATATTTGATAAAAAAAGTCAATACACAAACATTGATTTTGCTAAAAATATTGAGTACAAAACTTCAATTCTCATTAACAAAATGTCAAAAATTGAGACAATTAGATCTCAAAATAAGACAATTACAACAGAAATTGTATTAGAGAAGTTATTTGATAAAAAACTTAAAATGAACTTTCTTTCATCAATATTTAGTTTTTTATATACTAAGAAAATTCTTTAA
- a CDS encoding YneF family protein → MVELGTGYFILMIIMVVIGVAATAAIVTFFLTKRFFEKQLRENPPVNEKMIRVMFAQMGRKASETQIRQIMRSMKNAKDN, encoded by the coding sequence ATGGTTGAATTAGGAACAGGATACTTTATTTTAATGATAATTATGGTGGTTATAGGTGTTGCAGCTACTGCTGCTATTGTAACTTTCTTTTTAACAAAACGTTTCTTTGAAAAACAATTAAGAGAAAATCCACCTGTAAATGAAAAAATGATCCGTGTTATGTTTGCTCAAATGGGAAGAAAAGCTTCTGAAACACAAATTAGACAAATCATGCGTTCAATGAAAAATGCAAAAGATAACTAA